GCAGCACCTCGGGCGCCACCCGCACACCCTCCACCACCTGCCGGATCTCGCGCTGCGCCTCGGCCAGCGACTGACCGGCGGCCAGAGCCTTGCCCATGCGGCGGTTGCGCGACTGGTCATCGGTGCAGGTCAGCACCAGGTCGCCCATGCCGGCCAGCCCCATCAGGGTCTCGCGGCTGCCGCCGAGCGCCTCGGCCAGGCGCATGATCTCCGCCAGCCCGCGCGTGATCAGCGCGGTGCGCGTGTTGGCGCCGAGCCCGAGCCCGTCGGCCATGCCGGTGGCGATGGCGATGACGTTCTTGACCGCGCCGCCGACCTCGACGCCGACGATGTCGTCGTTCCAGTAGGCCCGGAAGGCACCGTAGTGGAAGGCGCCGACGACGGCCGCCGCGAAATCCTCGTCGGGCGACGCGATGGCGACGGCCGTGGGCAGCCCCTGCCCGACCTCGCGCGCGAAGGTCGGCCCGGACAGCACCGCCAGCTTGCGGCCCGGGCCGAGCACGGCGTCGGCGACTTCGTGCGGCAGGCGGCCGCTCTCGGGCTCCAGGCCCTTGCAGGCCAGCACCAGACCCTGATCCGCGCGCAGATGGGGACGGCAGTCGGCGAGCACCCGGCCCAGCGCGTGACTCGGGACACTGATCAGCACCGGCCCGTCGGTGGCGAGGGCCGCGGCCAGACCGGCATCCGTGCGCAGGGCCTGCGGCAGATGGCAGCCCGGCAGGTACTCGGTGTTCTCGCGCGCCGCGTCGATGCGCGCCAGCGCTTCGGCGTCGCGCCCCCAGAGCACGACCTCCCGCAGGTGCTGAGCCAGATGCGCAGCCAGCGCGGTGCCGAAGGACCCGGCGCCGATGACCGACATCGCCTGCACCGCGGGGGCCGTCATGGCTACTGCACGGTGGCCTGGGCGCCGCCCTGCTGCCGCTCGAGATGCTGCCGGTAGAGCGCGTCGAAGTTGACCGGCTGCAGCAGGAGCTGCTGGAAGCCGCCGCGCTGGGCGAGGTCGGAGACCGCCTCGCGGGCGTACGGGAAGAGCGCCTGCGGGCAGTGGGTGTTGAGCACCACCGGCAGCTCCTGCTCGCCGAAGCCGGCGAGCTGGAACAGGCCCGCCTGCTCGATCTCGATCAGCAGCGCGACCTCGTCCTCCAGCTTGCAGGTCACCGTCACGCGCAGCGCCACCTGATAGACCCCCGACTGTTCGAGCGCGCTGGTCGAGGTCGTGAGATTGACGTCGACGGCCGGTTTCCAGGCCCGCTGGAAGACCTCGGGCGCCTTCGGCACCTCCAGGGAGGCATCCTTGAGGAATATCTTCTGCAGCGCGAGCTGGCGCTGCGGTTGCTGCGGTTCGGCCATGTCAGTCCTGATTGTCGCGATACGGTGCGAGCAGCTCATCGAGCTCGCCGGCGCGGTCCAGCGCGGCCAGCTCGTCGAACCCGCCGACGTGCGTATCGCCGATGAAGATCTGCGGCACGGTGCGTGCCGCCGGAGCGCGGCGCTGCATTTCCTCGCGCAGCGCCGGGTCCTGATCGATGAGGAGATCCTCGTAGGCTGCGCCCTTGCTGGCCAGCAGGCGCTTGGCCAT
This genomic stretch from Algiphilus sp. harbors:
- a CDS encoding NAD(P)H-dependent glycerol-3-phosphate dehydrogenase; this translates as MTAPAVQAMSVIGAGSFGTALAAHLAQHLREVVLWGRDAEALARIDAARENTEYLPGCHLPQALRTDAGLAAALATDGPVLISVPSHALGRVLADCRPHLRADQGLVLACKGLEPESGRLPHEVADAVLGPGRKLAVLSGPTFAREVGQGLPTAVAIASPDEDFAAAVVGAFHYGAFRAYWNDDIVGVEVGGAVKNVIAIATGMADGLGLGANTRTALITRGLAEIMRLAEALGGSRETLMGLAGMGDLVLTCTDDQSRNRRMGKALAAGQSLAEAQREIRQVVEGVRVAPEVLRLAQRLGVDMPITEQVVAILGGETTPLEALRTLATRPPRAELE
- the secB gene encoding protein-export chaperone SecB — encoded protein: MAEPQQPQRQLALQKIFLKDASLEVPKAPEVFQRAWKPAVDVNLTTSTSALEQSGVYQVALRVTVTCKLEDEVALLIEIEQAGLFQLAGFGEQELPVVLNTHCPQALFPYAREAVSDLAQRGGFQQLLLQPVNFDALYRQHLERQQGGAQATVQ
- the grxC gene encoding glutaredoxin 3; its protein translation is MSRIAVYSTRICPYCVMAKRLLASKGAAYEDLLIDQDPALREEMQRRAPAARTVPQIFIGDTHVGGFDELAALDRAGELDELLAPYRDNQD